From the Leptospira inadai serovar Lyme str. 10 genome, the window TTTACGTTTGGCGCGGACTAACGAATAAACCGAAGCGACCATTCCCAATGCCGCAAGGATGATAAATAAGAAAACGATAATCGAGATAATCGTTTTTTCTAATTTAAGAGCGGCTAGAAAATTCTCCTGCTCCTCCGCAATGGTCCTGACCGATAACGACGAGGAAACCTCCACTTCTCTTTCAAAATCGGGTTCGCCAAATAAGCGTAAAAGCTTACGTTTACAATAACTTAAGTCGTCGAGGGACTTTACTTTTAACGTAATTTGGTTAACCGAATTGCGTAATTTAAAAAATCTTTGGGCGATCGGTAGAGACATGTAGACATACCGGGAATCGAATTGATAATTACCCGTTTTAAAAAAACCTGAAACGCGAAAGTTCTCCACGCTGACTTCCACGCCTTTCCCTAAAGAAAATCTGCCGCCGGGAACTGCGAGAGTCAGTTGTCTCCCTAAGGAAAAATTATATAAGCCTTCCATTTCCTTTCCGATGACGATATAATTTTCCCGATTCATTTGAGCCAATTCGTCGCGATTGTAATGAACGACTCTCGGAAAATTAGGCAGCCTTGTCAAAAGTAGATCGTCCACGTTGGATACGGGAACCGCTCGGATGATGACCGGATAAAAAGTATTATAGTTCTGAATCAATCCGTGGCTTTGAATCCCGCCTTCCACGGAAACGATTCTTTGTTTCAATTCGGGGGTCTTTTCTATCCAAGAAATAATTTTTTGATAATCGGTAATTTCGCCGGCTCCCGAATTACTCTCGATTGTAATGTGTGATCCGCCCTGCCACAAAGATTCCTTCACCTGTCTTTGAAATCCGTTGAAAATGGAAAGCACAACGATCAAAAGAGAAACCCCTACCGCCATTACCACGAAAGAAACTCTGGATTTTAAGGATAATAAACCTGCGGCCCGGGAACCGCGAATGTATCGGGAAGTAAGTAAAAGGACCAAAGGAGTTCGAGAAAAAAGGAAGTTCATGATTAAAAGCAGGCAAAATTCCCTAGAATGGCAAAATTGCTTAGTTTGACAATTCTACGATTCCGAAGCAGGATGTCAAAATAAAGTCGACTCCGTCTTGGTAATCGGAGATAGTTCGATTTCATTCGAAAGATATATGGCCTCCGACCAAGTTTACTCCTTCTTTTTTCAATCCCGGGATACCTCTTCTTCTTTGTACGTACTATTCGGAGGGATTGTCGACCCCATAAGCAGTCGTATCGATCGACTGGACGTGGTAGCCGTGGGAAGTAGCGAACTGATTAACGTCCCGCTTTCGGGAGCGACTTTCAAAGACATTTCGAATATCTGTCAAAAGATAAAATACGAAGGAAAACAACTTAAAAACCTAACGAATAAGCTTGGCGAACTATTTCAATCTTCCGGTAGATCCGACGATTTTATGGAGCAATTACTCCATTATATGAATAAAAAGGAAGATGAGAAAATCAGATATCTGATCAATCAAGTCGCAAACCAGGCGATCGGGAATTCAAAGCCCGATATTACTCTTTGGTATTCGCTCATCGACCGGGACAAAATCGACGATATCGGCGGCAACCGTCAGTCTATCGAGAATTTAGATTCGGCGGAAGGGGATGGAGCTCCCTCGCTAGACGAATCTACGACTCCTGGATCGGGTAACGTAGTTGCAACCGGTATCGACTCAGCCATTCCGCAGAATGCAACGAGAATTCAGTTCAAATTTATTCTCTCTCCCGTTTCCGGAATTCCCGTAAATCAATTAAAACCGGGGGACCAAATTGTAGTTCAATTAAACCCGGGTGATCCAACTACGCTAAGCGTAATCGATACCATGAAATTAAAAATGGAAGACGGGTCCATTCGCCCGGTGCCCGCCACAATCGTTGCGACTGAAAATAAAGGGACCGAAAGCGAAACCGTAGTCAGAATCGGAGTCGATGTTTTCGGGAAAGTTTATGAAGAAGAAAATAGCGTAAAAGTAAGACCGTATACCGGCGAAAAAATCCCGGCGAAAAAAAGCTCCGCTTCTTACGAAGCTTCCTCCAGTATCGAGGCCGGCGAATCGAGTCTGCTCTTGACGGTTCTAATCGCTTTAGGTGTCGTCGGAATCGGAATGGTTGCGGTTTTTGTATTTTTATTCTAAGCTAACTTTTTAAAAAAGAATCACTCGATGAAAAAATTTTCCCGCCTCCATCTCGCCTATATAATCCCCTTTATCCTGCTATTTGTCTGTCTTTTCCAGCTTTTTCTGCAGCCGACATTTCTTGACGCCAATGACACGACGACTATGGAAGCCATGTTAGACGGGACGGGTCGAGAACCCATGTCCGGTTTTTATTTTCAAGGCGGCGCGATTTCGCAAATGCTCTTAACGCAAAAGATTTTGGCGGAATTAGGCGATAGCGGGATCCCGACGGATTCTCAACCGGAAGATACGATTGATCGAATGGGAAGGATCCTGCTGGGACAAAGGATTCAAATTTTCTTTTATTGTTTCTTGGCGTTACTAGCCGTTTCCTCTTTCGTTTCCCTTCGATACAGGACCTTCTTTTATACTTTCATGAATCGAATATTGTATGTGTTCGGTATCATCTACGCGTTTTCAATTCTTCCTACATTAATCGGAGCGGCGGTAAGAACTGCAGGAACGAATTTTTGGGGGGTCCCGGCCATTCTCTTAACATTAGGATGGATCGTATTTTTGATCTATATGGCGCTGACGATAGACCAGGTATTCTCGAGCGTCGAGGCCGATCGCTTTTCTTCGTTAAGAAATTTAAAGGAGGACGAGGCCGAGTTTAGAACCGGCAGCAAGGCGGAAAGTGAAACGTTCGTAAATTCGATCCTTCATTTTTTAGGGATCATCGTCTTGGGAACGATGGTCGGAAATCTTGTTTATATTCCTCTGTTCCTTTTACAAAGGAATTATGCGAGCCAATTCGGAGTTTTACTCCTGATCGCGCTTTTGATACTTTCCGGATTTTATATCCGAAATTATCTCCGACTCGGTAAAAGCGGGGACTTGGGCAAATTTCAAAACCTTGCGATCGGAATCAGTTATCTACAATTGCGCTTTGTGCGGAATATTCTCTTCGGGACTTTCGGTCTTATCTTAGTCGTGCTATTCATCGTGTTTATCTTCTCCCTTTTAATTATGAATATCGGAATCCTAGAAAGCCTGTTTCCAGCCATCGATGGCGGACAAAATCTCTAACGTATACCTCCCGAAAAAGTATACGGTAACAAGATGAAACGAACACAAAACGAGAAAGGCCTTTTTGTTTAAATTTCTGCGAAACGAAAAATAGATCCCGAAATGAATAAGCGTTAGACTAATCAACAAAGCTTCGCTTCCTCGATGTGCGATCGTTAGGTAGAAGCTTAGATAGACCGTTAGGAAAAAGAAAGACCAACCCGCTATTTTTTCCCATTGGAAAGCTTGTCCAAGCATATTAGAATTTCCTAATTAATCGCGAGGGCGCCGAGAACGTAATTTAACCGCAAGATGCGCCTTTGGAATCGACTTCGCAGATCTTCTTCCCATCGGGAGAATAGATCGAACGAGAGAGAAACTTTCCGTCATTATCGAAAACTTCCACCGCTTCTTTCGCTCGATTCGGAAAATAATAGAACCAAGTTCGGACTTTTTTTCCTTGTGCATAATAACCGGAATATTCCAGTTCCCCGTCTTTAAAAAACTTCTGCCAAAGCTCGGATTTTTGACCGTCTTTATAAAATCCCTGCAACTCCAAGCTTCCATCCGAGTAATACCTCAGATACGGACCTTCCTCATTTCCTTCCTCTCCCAACCATATGGAATCAGGGCGGCGAGGGCGAGTTCCGAATTTTTGTTTTACGTAGATCTTTCCGTCCGGAAAATACCAGACCCAGTCCCCGACTTTTGCCCCGTGTTCGTATTTCCCTTCGGAAGCGGTCCGATCCTCCGACCTGGCATAAGTTCTGCAAAAGCCGTGAAACTGTTTAGCTTCGTCCACCGGACAATCGGAATATAATTTTCCACTTTCATAATACAATCTCTGCCGATTCGGTTCATCTAGATAATAAACGTTTCGAGCCTTATCGTATTTTGCTCCGACAGGAATTTCTTCGGGCAGAGTCGTTTCGTTGCAGTAAGCCGAGATGAAGAATAAGGGGACTATTACGTAGAAGCGATTCATTCAATCGATCGTGAATTTTTTTGTGACAAGAATCTCTTCGTCTTCGTCTTTCACTTCGACTTCGTAGGAACCTTCGTCGTCGAAGAAAGAATCGTCGTAATAGGTTTGGAATTTCTCGATTCTCTTTTTGAATTCCTTCTCTTGAACGCTTATCTCGGCGCGGTTGTCATCCAATTTGTAAATCGATACCTTTATTTTTTTGGGAGAAAACCATCCCCCGCGTTTATAGTAGATAAAGAAATCTTGTCCGTGAGCAAAATGATATTCCTTTTCGGAACTCATTCCCGCGACCTTATCGGGAGTCATTTTATCCACATCCATGTAGATCTCATGCTTTGACGGCCAAAGCCACCAAACCAAAAGAACGACAAAAACGATCCCCAAAATCCGAAGCCATTTTTTATTCCCGTTCGCTTCCGAAGACGGGGTCTGCGTATATTCGTCGATCCTCATACCGTTGTTTATCCTGAAGCGGGTGTCCTTTTTGGGCAATTGTTTTTCCCGTCCGTCTTCGTTGTCCGATTCGGAGGTTGGAACGGTTTCTTCGTTTAATTCTCCTAAATCTTGTCGAGAATTTCCCGACTGCAAGGGTCCCGTATCCTCTTGGCTCTTTCGGTTCGGATGGTCTCGTTTAACCGGAGATATTTCTCCACCTAAGGTTTTTCGGACCGCTTCTCCGGCCGCTTTCCGTAATAGATCTTTCTTCGAATCGGACTTTTTAGCCAAGAGCATACACCTCGTCCGTGAATCGGACATATTCTTTTGCGGCCTTATTTTTAGATTGATATTCGTAAAGCGTCCGATTCAGAAGATGCGCCTCTTCGATTGCGACCGACGGAGGAATTTTCGCTTCGAATAACCGAAGATGTTCTTCAATCATCGGAACGACCGTTTGAGACATCGTAGTTCTTGATTGATAAAGAGTTAAAAGAGCGCCCAGAATTTGAAGAGACGGGTTATACCGTTTTACCGTAGCGGATTTGGCTTCCAGAATAGCTTCGATTCCGTCCAACGAAAATTTAGATACTTGAAGCGGTACGATCAGTCCGGTTGCAGCCACAAATGCGTTCATCGTGATTAACGATAAACTAGGAGGGCAATCGATGACTACGCGATCAAAATCTTCTTGGACCGATCCCAACCCTTCTTTTAAAGCAAAAAATCCGTCGAGCTTACCGGCGAGTAAAACATCAACCTGTGAAAGCTTTCCGGAAGAAGGTACGAGACTAAGGCCTTCAATACGCGTCGGAAGATACAATTCTTTTATGGGAGCATCGTCGCTAAAGATTAAGAATGCATCTTTTCCGGGTTCCGGTTGGATTTCCGGAAAAACGGAGGTTGCATTGCTCTGGGCGTCTAGGTCCAATAGCAGGACTTTTTCGCCTTTTAAGGCTAGGCCGGCAGCAAGATGAACGGCCGTGGTGGTTTTCCCTACCCCGCCTTTTTGGTTCGCTATACAAAGGACCTGCTTCACTTAAAAAATCCGTTGCCTGCTCGTATCCTATTCACAGAATAACTCCATAAGCCCACAATAAGCCGGGGACAAGGAAAAAACCCGGACAAGCCGAGTGGGGCGAAAAAAAGGAGAACCTACGTGCAATACGAAGTAGTGATCGGTCTGGAAGTCCACGCACAGCTCAATACGGAATCCAAAGTTTTCTCCTCTAGTCCTACAAAATTCGGAGCCCCGCCTAATTCGCAAGTCTCGGCTGTTTGCCTCGGTTTACCGGGATCACTCCCTGTGCTAAACGAAGAAGCTTTAAATAAAGCGATTATGGCCGGCTTAGCCTTCGGTTCCGACATTACTCTCCATACTAAATTTGATCGAAAGAATTATTTTTATCCGGATTTGCCCAAAGGGTATCAAATTTCTCAATTTGACCGTCCGATTTGCCAAGGCGGCGGAGTTTCCTTTACCGTTAAGGGAGAGGAAAAACCGAAATACGTTCATCTTACACGAATCCACATCGAAGAAGACGCGGGAAAACTCATCCACTCTGCGGATCAAAATGTTCACCAGTCGTACGTTGATTTGAATCGCGCGGGAACTCCTTTGATCGAAATCGTTTCCGAGCCGGAGCTCCGCTCCTCGGACGAGGCATATCATTACCTTCTTTCCCTTAAGTCCATTCTCAGATATATTCGCGTTTCCGATTGCAATATGGAGGAAGGATCTCTTCGCTGCGATGCAAACGTCTCCATTCGCCCTACAGGTTCGGATAAATTCGGAACGCGGGTGGAAATCAAGAACCTGAATTCGTTTAAAGCGGTCAAGGCTGCCATCGATTATGAAATCGAATGGCAGACGGAAATGCTCTCCCAAGGAAAAACATTCCAGCAACAAACCAAACTTTGGGACTCCGCGGCCAATATTACCGTGACGATGCGAACCAAAGAGATGAGTCACGATTATAGATATTTTCCCGATCCCGATCTTCCTTCCATAATACTGACCAAGGAAACCGTGGAGAATATCCGTAAAACGTTGCCGGAATTACCGGATGCGAGAAGGAGTCGGTTTATCGAAAAACTTGGACTCCCTAAATACGACGCGGAAGTGCTTACGGCAGAACGGGAAATCGCGGACTATTACGAAGAAGCTTTACAAGTTTCCGGCGATCCCAAACGGACCTCCAATTGGGTAAAAGACGAGGTTCTTGGAATCGTGAATAAGGAAAGCATTACTATTTCAGAATTTAGTGTCGGACCGAAGCGAATCGGACGATTGGTTAAATTAATCGCGGACGGTAAAATTTCGGGAAAGATCGGAAAAACCGTTTTTGAGGAAATGCTTTCAAGCGAGAAAGATCCGGAAATAATCGTTACCGAAAAGAACCTTATCGTAGTACGCGACGATAAGGAGATAGAGAGAATCGTAGACGAAGCGATTGCAGCGAATGAAGATGCGGTGCAGAAATACAAATCCGGAAAGGATAGGGCTTTAGGAGCCATTGTCGGTTACATAATGAAAGTTTCCAAGGGTAAAGCGGATCCGAATCTAGTGAATCAAATGCTTTTAGATAAGTTAGGCCCGCTTCCTCCTAAAAGCTAGGCGAATATTAAAATTCACTTAATCGTGTAGTAGGCTTAAAACCGCCTCACTGATCTCTTCGATCCTATACGGTTTTGCTACAAATCTGTCGATCCCGAGCGAAAGACATTTTTCCCGTTCGCCGCTTACCGTTCCGGCAGATACCGCAATCAAAGGTATGCGGGTGCTCGGATTTTCGCTTTCCCAGGTTCTAATTCGAGTCGCCAATTCAAATCCGTCCATCACAGGCATTTGGATGTCCAAAAGAATCAAATCGATTCGTTCTTTAAAAAAGAAATCGAGCGCGACTTTCCCATTTTCTGCCGAAATCACTTCGGCTCCCAGTTTCTGTAAATTACGCTGTAAGACTAGACGATTTACCTCGTTGTCTTCCGCGATTAGTATTCTTGAATTTTTCCTGAGTACCAGCGAATCTTCGTTATTGGAAAAACCTTTCTGTTCCGAGAGAAAACCTAATACTACATTTTCTTTCTTCGAAAGGAATGCTCGTATTTCCGAAGGCACAACGGGTTTCACTAAATATCCGGCGATTTCCAGATCCTTTCCTGCTTCGTCGATCAAACCCAGCTCGGAAGAAAACGTAAGTAAATAAATCGGTAAATGAGAATATTCAGAACGATTGCGAATATCGTTAGCGATGCTAATTCCTTTTAAAAGAGGGAGATGATTTTCCAGTATTATCACGTCGAACGAAGAACTCGTAGATTTCAAGAAATCAAATAAGTCGGATTCGTCGGTTATTAGGAACGTCTCCGCTCCATTAACTTTCAATAACTCACGCAGAATTTCCAGAGACTCCAGGTCCTCGCCAAAAATAAGAATTCGAGTTGCCGGAATCGCTTTAAGAGAATCGGTTTCTTCTTTTCTCACCGCTCGCGCAGGAATCCGGAGCTGAAAAGAACTTCCCGTCCCCTCACGACTCTCGACGTGAATTTCGCCTTCCAAAAGCGAGGCTAGACTTTTACAGATGCTCAATCCTAGACCCGTTCCTCCGTATTTCCGAGAAGTAGAACCGTCAGCTTGGGTAAAGCTTTCGAAAATTTTGTCCAATTTTTCCGATGAAATTCCTATTCCGGTATCCGATACCGTTAATTTCAAGATGCAGGGGTCTTCTTTTCCTATTGGAGAAGGCTCCATCTCCAAGCGAACTTCGATCTTTCCGCTATGAGTAAACTTGGCCGCATTTGAGAGTAGATTGATTAAGATTTGTCTCAATTTAACCGGATCGCTTTCGACTCGCAAAGGCATATTTTTTTCGGAGTAGATTAGCTTAACTTTCTTTTCCGTTAGCTTATCCGCAAATATTCTTAAGGAAGGTCCGAATAATTCTCCGGGAGAAAATTCCGAATAATCTACCGACAATTTTCCGGATTCAATTTTAGAAAAATCCAATATATCATTCAATACGTCCAAAAGAGAATTGGCAGAATACCGTAATGTTTCCAAATAATGGCGATTTACTCCGTTCGGATCGTTTGCTAGCAACAAGTCCGTCAAACCTAAAATTCCGTTCATAGGAGTTCTGATTTCATGACTCATATTCGCTAAGAAATCGCTTTTAGCTCTTAGCGCGGATTCCGCAGCTTCCTTTGCACTTTCCAATTCCTTTCTGGCCAGCACTTTATCGGTAACGTCCTGCAGCGATCCGTTTAAACCGACGACCTCCCGCAATTCCGAATCCCAAATCGGAGAACCGACTCCTCGAACCCACTTAACCGTTCCCGATGAGGTAATAATCTGCAATTCCAAATCGAAACTTTTGCCTTCTTTGATTTCTTCGAAAGCGGAAATTATCTTGATTCTATCCGCCTTTACGTAAAGGTCGATAACTTGAATGAGATTAGGGTCCGTATCTTTATTAATTTCTAATATATTATATATTTCTTTTGTCCAGGATCGTTTCTGAGTTTTGAAATTGTAATTCCAGCCTCCGATTTTCCCGAGACTCTGTGTTCTCGCTAAAAATAATTCGCTTCTTCTTAGTTCCTCTTCCGCCTCCTTTTGTTCGGTTATATTCCTGATCATAAAAATCGCGGTCTCCGAATCATAAGGGAATATTCGGGCCTCGAAGAATTTCTGACCTTCGGGAAACCAGAGGGAATATTTTAAAGATTCGCCGACGCCGAAAGCCAAGACTTGACTCAGCTTTTGAGTAATATTTTGCGCCAATTCCCGCGGAAGAAGTTCCGACATTTTTTTACCGAGAAATTCGTTCGGTGAAACATAAAGGTCCTCTAATTTAGGGGCATGATAACTTATGATCCTGGAGTCTTTATCCATGATAAAAAGCAAATCAGGGAGCGCGTTAACCAACTTTTGGCTTCTTTCCTCGCTTTTCTTAAGCGCTTGTTCCGTTTCCCGTCTCCTCTCTTCATTGCGGATCGCTTCGATAATATGAGCGATGGTTTTAAGAAGCGGTTGTAGATCTTCGCAAAGTCTTTCATCATATCCGCTATGACAATTAGCGATCACTAGAATGCCGAGCATTCTGCCCTTAATTTCAAACGGAACACCTAAGAAAGTTCCTAGTTTCGGATGTCCCTCCGGAACCGCTTCGGCCTGTTTGGAGTCGTTAATGATGATCGGATTTTGAGAAAGAGCGACGGAACCGAATATGCTGTTTAACTTTCTAAATTCCAGCCCTTTGGCGGAATTCGCACTCACGAATTTTTGTATATCTTCTTCCGAGGAAATTTGCGCAATTGCTCTCGTTTTGATATAAGAGGACCCTTCCGAATCCAAAATCACTTCCGCAATAAAACCGTATTCGCTTTTCGTAAGATCTAAAATCGCATGCAGCAACTTCGAAAAAGTCGATCCGGAGTCGAATTCTAAAATATATTCGGACAACGATCGGGTTATTATCTCGCCTAAGCGTTTTTGAAAAAGGAGTTGTTCTTCCTGTTTCTTTTGTTCGCTAACGTCCCTAGCGATCCCCATAAACCCTATTAGTTCGCCGTTAGATTCCCGCATCGGAGTGACGATGAGTCGAACGGTAAGACGGACTCCATCCTTGCGAACGTACGTCCAATCCCTTGCCTCGAAGTTTCCATTTCGAGCATCTTCCACCAAGACTTCAAAACCGGAAATTTTCCGGTTATATTTTTTATATAGTTCGCTACCTCTTTCCTCGATTTCGGCTTCGTCATGGAAAATTTCAGGGGTAAATTTCCCGACTACTTCCTCGGCGGAATAGCCCAGCATGATCTCGGAACCCGGATTAAAGGAAAGAATTACTCCGTTTAGATCGGTCGATATTACCGACACCTCGGTTGCAGCGATTAAGACTCGC encodes:
- a CDS encoding ABC transporter permease; the protein is MNFLFSRTPLVLLLTSRYIRGSRAAGLLSLKSRVSFVVMAVGVSLLIVVLSIFNGFQRQVKESLWQGGSHITIESNSGAGEITDYQKIISWIEKTPELKQRIVSVEGGIQSHGLIQNYNTFYPVIIRAVPVSNVDDLLLTRLPNFPRVVHYNRDELAQMNRENYIVIGKEMEGLYNFSLGRQLTLAVPGGRFSLGKGVEVSVENFRVSGFFKTGNYQFDSRYVYMSLPIAQRFFKLRNSVNQITLKVKSLDDLSYCKRKLLRLFGEPDFEREVEVSSSLSVRTIAEEQENFLAALKLEKTIISIIVFLFIILAALGMVASVYSLVRAKRKSIGVLKALGLPSSDILLIFTLNAMLVGILASLIGGVTGIFLANSLENIINGIEEIMNMLGPDISVLFGAEWSPVELVPKRIYYFDKIPVDIDIAFIFMVTTAATILSGIAGYFPARWAASLNPVDTIRND
- a CDS encoding LIC_10230 family protein produces the protein MKKFSRLHLAYIIPFILLFVCLFQLFLQPTFLDANDTTTMEAMLDGTGREPMSGFYFQGGAISQMLLTQKILAELGDSGIPTDSQPEDTIDRMGRILLGQRIQIFFYCFLALLAVSSFVSLRYRTFFYTFMNRILYVFGIIYAFSILPTLIGAAVRTAGTNFWGVPAILLTLGWIVFLIYMALTIDQVFSSVEADRFSSLRNLKEDEAEFRTGSKAESETFVNSILHFLGIIVLGTMVGNLVYIPLFLLQRNYASQFGVLLLIALLILSGFYIRNYLRLGKSGDLGKFQNLAIGISYLQLRFVRNILFGTFGLILVVLFIVFIFSLLIMNIGILESLFPAIDGGQNL
- a CDS encoding toxin-antitoxin system YwqK family antitoxin, coding for MNRFYVIVPLFFISAYCNETTLPEEIPVGAKYDKARNVYYLDEPNRQRLYYESGKLYSDCPVDEAKQFHGFCRTYARSEDRTASEGKYEHGAKVGDWVWYFPDGKIYVKQKFGTRPRRPDSIWLGEEGNEEGPYLRYYSDGSLELQGFYKDGQKSELWQKFFKDGELEYSGYYAQGKKVRTWFYYFPNRAKEAVEVFDNDGKFLSRSIYSPDGKKICEVDSKGASCG
- a CDS encoding ParA family protein, with translation MKQVLCIANQKGGVGKTTTAVHLAAGLALKGEKVLLLDLDAQSNATSVFPEIQPEPGKDAFLIFSDDAPIKELYLPTRIEGLSLVPSSGKLSQVDVLLAGKLDGFFALKEGLGSVQEDFDRVVIDCPPSLSLITMNAFVAATGLIVPLQVSKFSLDGIEAILEAKSATVKRYNPSLQILGALLTLYQSRTTMSQTVVPMIEEHLRLFEAKIPPSVAIEEAHLLNRTLYEYQSKNKAAKEYVRFTDEVYALG
- the gatB gene encoding Asp-tRNA(Asn)/Glu-tRNA(Gln) amidotransferase subunit GatB, which codes for MQYEVVIGLEVHAQLNTESKVFSSSPTKFGAPPNSQVSAVCLGLPGSLPVLNEEALNKAIMAGLAFGSDITLHTKFDRKNYFYPDLPKGYQISQFDRPICQGGGVSFTVKGEEKPKYVHLTRIHIEEDAGKLIHSADQNVHQSYVDLNRAGTPLIEIVSEPELRSSDEAYHYLLSLKSILRYIRVSDCNMEEGSLRCDANVSIRPTGSDKFGTRVEIKNLNSFKAVKAAIDYEIEWQTEMLSQGKTFQQQTKLWDSAANITVTMRTKEMSHDYRYFPDPDLPSIILTKETVENIRKTLPELPDARRSRFIEKLGLPKYDAEVLTAEREIADYYEEALQVSGDPKRTSNWVKDEVLGIVNKESITISEFSVGPKRIGRLVKLIADGKISGKIGKTVFEEMLSSEKDPEIIVTEKNLIVVRDDKEIERIVDEAIAANEDAVQKYKSGKDRALGAIVGYIMKVSKGKADPNLVNQMLLDKLGPLPPKS
- a CDS encoding response regulator, which codes for MDIPFSFASNEISDISQRVLIAATEVSVISTDLNGVILSFNPGSEIMLGYSAEEVVGKFTPEIFHDEAEIEERGSELYKKYNRKISGFEVLVEDARNGNFEARDWTYVRKDGVRLTVRLIVTPMRESNGELIGFMGIARDVSEQKKQEEQLLFQKRLGEIITRSLSEYILEFDSGSTFSKLLHAILDLTKSEYGFIAEVILDSEGSSYIKTRAIAQISSEEDIQKFVSANSAKGLEFRKLNSIFGSVALSQNPIIINDSKQAEAVPEGHPKLGTFLGVPFEIKGRMLGILVIANCHSGYDERLCEDLQPLLKTIAHIIEAIRNEERRRETEQALKKSEERSQKLVNALPDLLFIMDKDSRIISYHAPKLEDLYVSPNEFLGKKMSELLPRELAQNITQKLSQVLAFGVGESLKYSLWFPEGQKFFEARIFPYDSETAIFMIRNITEQKEAEEELRRSELFLARTQSLGKIGGWNYNFKTQKRSWTKEIYNILEINKDTDPNLIQVIDLYVKADRIKIISAFEEIKEGKSFDLELQIITSSGTVKWVRGVGSPIWDSELREVVGLNGSLQDVTDKVLARKELESAKEAAESALRAKSDFLANMSHEIRTPMNGILGLTDLLLANDPNGVNRHYLETLRYSANSLLDVLNDILDFSKIESGKLSVDYSEFSPGELFGPSLRIFADKLTEKKVKLIYSEKNMPLRVESDPVKLRQILINLLSNAAKFTHSGKIEVRLEMEPSPIGKEDPCILKLTVSDTGIGISSEKLDKIFESFTQADGSTSRKYGGTGLGLSICKSLASLLEGEIHVESREGTGSSFQLRIPARAVRKEETDSLKAIPATRILIFGEDLESLEILRELLKVNGAETFLITDESDLFDFLKSTSSSFDVIILENHLPLLKGISIANDIRNRSEYSHLPIYLLTFSSELGLIDEAGKDLEIAGYLVKPVVPSEIRAFLSKKENVVLGFLSEQKGFSNNEDSLVLRKNSRILIAEDNEVNRLVLQRNLQKLGAEVISAENGKVALDFFFKERIDLILLDIQMPVMDGFELATRIRTWESENPSTRIPLIAVSAGTVSGEREKCLSLGIDRFVAKPYRIEEISEAVLSLLHD